A part of Gemmatimonadales bacterium genomic DNA contains:
- a CDS encoding ABC transporter permease, whose protein sequence is MDPIIGFVAAAIRIATPLTWAALGEVLAERAGVINLSVEGAMLAGCLAAATVASTTGSPWAGVAAAMLAGGAVAAVFAATAIWARTDQIIAGTAVTLASIGVTGMWYRQAAHGTSAGLTVPTFSPASIPGLESIPWLGPALFQQPWLTYLAMLAAATMTWYLFRTTSGLRLRAVGEQASAARAAGVSVRWRQTGAVVTGGVLAGIGGATLVLAQVGAFTERM, encoded by the coding sequence ATGGATCCGATCATCGGCTTTGTCGCCGCGGCGATTCGAATCGCCACACCGCTCACCTGGGCGGCACTGGGCGAGGTGCTGGCCGAGCGCGCCGGCGTGATCAACCTGTCTGTCGAAGGCGCCATGCTCGCTGGCTGTCTCGCGGCGGCGACCGTGGCCTCCACCACTGGCAGCCCCTGGGCTGGCGTGGCGGCCGCGATGCTGGCCGGGGGCGCCGTTGCGGCGGTCTTTGCGGCAACGGCGATCTGGGCCAGGACCGATCAGATCATTGCCGGTACCGCAGTGACTCTGGCATCGATCGGGGTGACCGGCATGTGGTACCGTCAGGCGGCGCACGGAACCTCGGCCGGCCTCACGGTGCCAACCTTCTCCCCGGCAAGCATTCCCGGGCTCGAGTCGATTCCGTGGCTCGGGCCGGCGCTCTTTCAGCAGCCGTGGCTCACCTATCTCGCCATGCTCGCCGCCGCGACAATGACGTGGTACCTGTTCCGAACCACCTCGGGGCTGCGACTCCGCGCGGTTGGTGAGCAGGCGTCGGCCGCGCGCGCCGCCGGCGTGTCGGTTCGCTGGCGCCAGACGGGAGCCGTTGTCACTGGCGGTGTGCTCGCCGGAATCGGTGGGGCCACGCTGGTTCTGGCACAGGTTGGGGCATTTACCGAGCGGATG
- a CDS encoding ABC transporter permease, translated as MSYLRPLLIPVAAVLTGLLLLAVGLAALGYDAPLALGALWRSAFGSWYAFGSATLVRAVPLILIGLGLAVAFRAGGLNIGAEGQFTVGAVGATWMAVQVASWPGPLAIVAVALTGCLAGVVWIAVPIWLRLRFGVLEVISTLLLNFVAEAVVSFMVHGPLQEASRTYPQSDPIAAAARLPVLPGSRLHLGLLVAVALGLIFWVLFTRSAWGFRLRAVGESPRASWVSGRIDSPRVLAVALAIAGGMAGLAGAFEVSGVTYSLYANLSPGYGFTAIAVALIARLHPLGVIVAGLGFGALEAGAAGMQREAGVPAVAVYVVQAVIIVVALLSVSRTRLLRAETGG; from the coding sequence GTGAGCTACTTGCGTCCGCTCCTGATTCCCGTGGCTGCGGTGCTTACCGGGCTGCTGCTGCTGGCGGTGGGATTGGCAGCACTCGGCTACGACGCGCCACTCGCGCTTGGTGCGCTTTGGCGCAGTGCGTTCGGGTCGTGGTATGCCTTCGGGTCGGCAACGCTGGTGCGGGCGGTTCCCCTGATCCTGATTGGTCTGGGCCTGGCGGTGGCCTTTCGCGCCGGCGGGCTCAACATCGGCGCCGAAGGGCAGTTCACCGTCGGTGCAGTCGGGGCCACCTGGATGGCCGTGCAGGTGGCGAGCTGGCCTGGCCCGCTCGCGATCGTTGCCGTTGCGCTGACCGGATGCCTGGCCGGGGTGGTCTGGATTGCGGTGCCGATCTGGCTGCGGCTTCGGTTCGGCGTGCTCGAAGTCATCAGCACGCTGCTGCTCAACTTCGTGGCGGAGGCGGTGGTCAGTTTCATGGTGCACGGGCCGCTCCAGGAGGCCAGCCGGACGTACCCGCAGAGCGATCCGATCGCCGCCGCTGCGCGCCTGCCGGTGTTGCCGGGCTCGCGTTTGCACCTGGGTCTGCTCGTCGCGGTGGCGCTGGGGCTCATCTTCTGGGTCCTGTTTACCAGGAGCGCCTGGGGCTTCCGGCTTCGGGCCGTTGGTGAATCGCCCCGCGCGTCGTGGGTTTCCGGCCGGATCGATTCGCCCAGGGTGCTTGCTGTCGCGCTGGCCATAGCCGGCGGGATGGCCGGCCTCGCGGGCGCCTTCGAGGTGTCGGGCGTGACCTATTCGCTCTATGCCAACCTGTCGCCCGGTTACGGCTTCACGGCTATTGCCGTCGCGCTGATTGCGCGGTTGCATCCGCTGGGTGTCATCGTGGCCGGGCTCGGGTTCGGGGCACTCGAGGCTGGCGCTGCGGGCATGCAGCGTGAGGCAGGGGTGCCGGCGGTCGCGGTCTATGTGGTTCAGGCAGTGATCATCGTGGTGGCGCTGCTGAGCGTCAGTCGCACTCGATTGCTGCGCGCAGAGACGGGCGGCTAA
- a CDS encoding ATP-binding cassette domain-containing protein — protein sequence MTPVLELAGIGKRYGSVQALDGADFVLAPGEVHALLGENGAGKSTLMQVAFGLVEPDTGSIRIRGEAVRLAGPRDAKARGLGMVHQHFTSVPAMTVRENLWLAAGRVRHPAGSPPAPGSVSDRLDGTRTRLWQGLDPSVRAEDLGVGAKQRLEILQALATGASVLLLDEPTGLLTQDETTELLQLLRAFADRGGAVVLITHKLAEALAVADRVTVLRRGKTVWSGTAAAQNATTLAAAMLGAGTDRSEQPQAPGPAGDVVVQVSGLVVRAGEIVGVAAVEGNGERELLRTIAGVEARASDGLVASPVVFIPGDRTTEGLIPGFSLTENLVLGQLDRWSRGGWINWRGAADRTGRLLGEHDVRAPGAGALARTLSGGNQQKLILARALDLAPRVVVAENPTRGLDLQATAAVHARLRSAAAGGAGVLVYSADLDEILELASRVVVVHRGVVLPVPQGASRAELGRLMLQGAQ from the coding sequence GTGACGCCCGTCCTCGAACTCGCCGGCATCGGCAAGCGGTACGGCTCCGTTCAGGCTCTGGACGGGGCCGATTTCGTTCTGGCGCCGGGTGAGGTCCACGCCCTCCTGGGTGAAAACGGCGCCGGCAAGTCGACCCTGATGCAGGTGGCGTTCGGCCTGGTCGAGCCCGATACGGGTTCAATCCGAATCCGAGGCGAAGCCGTGCGACTCGCCGGTCCGCGCGATGCCAAAGCGCGCGGGCTCGGCATGGTGCATCAGCACTTCACCTCAGTGCCCGCGATGACGGTGCGGGAAAACCTCTGGCTCGCGGCCGGCAGGGTCCGGCACCCGGCAGGAAGCCCCCCTGCGCCGGGTTCGGTATCGGATCGACTCGATGGAACCCGAACTCGACTCTGGCAGGGGCTCGATCCGTCGGTTCGCGCGGAGGATTTGGGGGTTGGTGCCAAACAGCGTTTGGAGATACTCCAGGCATTGGCCACGGGCGCAAGTGTGCTGCTGCTCGATGAACCCACCGGGCTGCTCACCCAGGATGAAACGACGGAGTTACTACAACTACTCCGCGCTTTCGCCGACCGGGGCGGTGCGGTCGTCCTGATCACCCACAAGCTTGCGGAGGCACTGGCGGTGGCCGACCGCGTCACCGTGCTGCGCCGAGGCAAGACCGTGTGGAGCGGAACGGCCGCAGCCCAGAACGCAACCACGCTGGCCGCCGCGATGCTTGGCGCTGGGACCGACCGGTCGGAGCAACCGCAGGCTCCCGGCCCCGCCGGTGACGTCGTGGTCCAGGTGTCCGGGCTCGTGGTTCGCGCGGGAGAGATCGTTGGGGTTGCGGCGGTCGAGGGCAACGGTGAGCGGGAATTGCTCCGGACGATCGCGGGCGTCGAGGCGCGGGCCAGCGATGGCCTCGTGGCGTCTCCCGTGGTCTTCATTCCGGGTGATCGCACTACCGAGGGTCTGATACCGGGCTTCAGCCTGACGGAGAATCTCGTACTCGGCCAGCTCGACCGCTGGAGCCGCGGCGGTTGGATCAACTGGCGGGGTGCGGCGGACCGCACCGGTCGCCTGCTTGGCGAGCATGACGTACGGGCGCCTGGCGCCGGCGCCTTGGCTCGAACCCTGTCGGGCGGCAATCAGCAGAAGCTGATCCTGGCTCGAGCGCTCGACCTCGCTCCGCGCGTCGTGGTGGCGGAGAATCCGACCCGGGGTCTCGATCTCCAGGCCACGGCTGCGGTGCACGCCCGCCTGCGCAGCGCCGCCGCCGGAGGCGCTGGTGTCCTGGTCTACTCTGCCGATCTCGACGAAATCCTCGAGCTGGCAAGCCGGGTCGTCGTGGTGCACCGGGGCGTCGTGCTGCCGGTCCCGCAAGGCGCTAGCCGCGCGGAGCTGGGACGCCTGATGCTGCAGGGGGCTCAGTGA
- a CDS encoding Nif3-like dinuclear metal center hexameric protein — MPRVALETVTDYLDRYLRIREVPDESGAVNGLQVANRGWVGGIVAAVDASQATIDGVVAAAARFEAPPLILVHHGLFWDGNQPVTGRRYRRLVALMSHDIPLYSAHIPLDVHAEVGNNAVLARLLGVEQLDPFDSYKGIPMGVQGSLAEPTAREEMVVRLNGLLDTNARLIPGGPERVRRVGIITGGAGARIAAARDAGLDLFITGEGAHYTYFDAVEFGVNVIFAGHYATEQVGVKALAAQLSERFELPWEYHHHPTGL, encoded by the coding sequence ATGCCGCGCGTCGCTCTCGAGACGGTTACCGACTACCTCGACCGCTATCTGCGGATTCGAGAAGTTCCCGATGAAAGCGGTGCCGTCAACGGTCTGCAGGTCGCCAATCGCGGCTGGGTCGGCGGCATCGTGGCTGCTGTCGATGCCAGTCAGGCCACTATCGACGGCGTCGTTGCGGCAGCGGCTCGTTTCGAGGCGCCGCCGCTTATCCTGGTGCATCACGGGCTGTTCTGGGACGGCAACCAGCCCGTCACGGGTCGTCGGTATCGCCGCCTGGTCGCGCTCATGAGCCATGACATTCCCCTGTATTCGGCGCATATCCCGCTCGACGTGCACGCCGAAGTCGGCAACAACGCGGTGCTGGCTCGCCTGCTCGGGGTCGAACAGCTCGATCCGTTCGACAGCTACAAGGGAATCCCGATGGGGGTGCAGGGTTCTCTCGCTGAGCCGACCGCGCGGGAGGAAATGGTGGTGCGGCTCAACGGATTGCTCGACACCAACGCCCGGCTCATTCCGGGCGGACCCGAGCGAGTTCGGCGGGTCGGCATCATTACCGGTGGGGCCGGGGCGCGAATCGCCGCCGCCAGGGACGCCGGGCTCGACCTGTTCATTACCGGCGAGGGGGCGCACTACACCTACTTCGATGCGGTCGAGTTCGGGGTGAACGTGATCTTTGCCGGACACTATGCCACCGAACAGGTTGGGGTGAAGGCCCTCGCTGCGCAGCTGTCGGAACGATTCGAGCTGCCCTGGGAGTACCATCACCATCCTACCGGACTGTGA
- a CDS encoding BMP family protein gives MRSLAFGALALLLSGCGRSAIGDGLTVALVTPGSVADASWNAGAYQGLQWIRDSLQASISHQEARTPGAQEEALRAYAASGYRLVFGHGFEFQQPAERVSREYPETIFIVTSGERVEGNVAPLVFRIEEGTYLAGMYAAGLSRTGRIGFVGGIELPPIQRGYRGWLHGAQRINPAIESRLTYLNTFDDAAAGREAALAMIRLGVDMLHHNADEAAKGVFQAARESNGIFVFGANADQTELAPDRVQGSVILDLPRALLTVAREVADGTFVPKVESFGIASGVIRYVPNPALAGAVPAELEARVRAAADSIAAGTLVPVPVN, from the coding sequence ATGCGTAGCCTTGCCTTCGGCGCCCTTGCGCTGCTGCTCTCTGGCTGCGGCCGATCGGCAATCGGCGACGGTTTGACGGTAGCACTGGTCACCCCCGGCTCAGTGGCGGACGCCTCCTGGAATGCCGGCGCGTACCAGGGCCTCCAGTGGATTCGCGACTCGCTCCAGGCGTCGATCAGTCACCAGGAGGCGCGGACGCCTGGTGCGCAGGAAGAGGCCTTGCGGGCCTACGCCGCCTCAGGGTACCGCCTCGTCTTCGGTCACGGCTTCGAGTTTCAGCAGCCGGCCGAACGGGTCAGCCGCGAGTACCCCGAGACGATCTTCATCGTGACCTCTGGCGAGCGAGTCGAGGGGAATGTTGCGCCCCTGGTGTTCCGAATCGAGGAGGGGACCTATCTGGCCGGGATGTACGCCGCCGGCCTGTCCCGCACCGGGCGGATCGGCTTCGTCGGCGGGATCGAGCTGCCGCCGATTCAGCGCGGCTATCGCGGATGGCTGCATGGTGCGCAGCGGATCAACCCGGCAATAGAGTCCCGGCTGACCTACCTCAACACCTTCGATGATGCGGCCGCCGGTCGTGAGGCCGCGCTGGCCATGATCCGACTCGGCGTCGATATGCTGCACCACAATGCCGACGAAGCGGCCAAGGGGGTCTTTCAGGCGGCGCGGGAAAGCAACGGCATCTTCGTCTTCGGCGCCAACGCCGATCAGACCGAGCTGGCGCCCGATCGGGTCCAGGGCTCGGTCATTCTCGATCTGCCGCGGGCACTCCTCACCGTCGCGCGAGAAGTTGCCGACGGCACCTTTGTGCCGAAGGTCGAATCGTTCGGGATCGCGAGCGGGGTAATCCGCTACGTGCCCAATCCGGCCCTGGCCGGCGCGGTGCCCGCCGAGTTGGAGGCGCGGGTTCGAGCCGCAGCGGACTCGATTGCGGCCGGCACCCTGGTGCCGGTGCCGGTCAACTGA
- a CDS encoding polymer-forming cytoskeletal protein, which produces MGMFSSNGTDPGTSRRRAESANFSIVASDLVITGDLRSEGVIRVEGRVAGNVAAGQQILVSKGGVVEGGLETREAVIAGTVLGPVIATERVEVQATAQIHGDIVAPRLLIQEGGCINGGIKMETAAAGSNA; this is translated from the coding sequence ATGGGGATGTTCTCCTCCAATGGAACCGACCCTGGCACCTCGCGTCGCCGCGCGGAATCTGCCAACTTCTCCATTGTCGCGAGCGACCTCGTCATTACCGGCGACCTGCGCTCCGAGGGCGTGATTCGCGTCGAAGGACGAGTCGCCGGCAACGTCGCGGCCGGTCAGCAGATTCTGGTGTCCAAAGGGGGCGTGGTCGAAGGTGGCCTCGAGACCCGTGAGGCGGTCATTGCCGGTACGGTCCTCGGTCCGGTCATCGCGACCGAGCGAGTCGAGGTACAGGCCACCGCCCAGATCCACGGCGACATCGTTGCGCCGCGACTCCTAATCCAAGAGGGCGGGTGCATCAATGGCGGCATCAAGATGGAAACCGCGGCGGCCGGCAGCAATGCGTAG
- a CDS encoding M23 family metallopeptidase: MKPPRRGVTVNVVRDGDLTSTTYRLSALAFRAIVVGAIAIGIVLVLGIALYAPIARQAARVPGLEREVGRLTLETGRIRELAAALESMEASYSRLRSMVGADLVPEPVGYVGAIPVAPAIEVVPPGLQRQYQPGPSVPAHWPLDEAGYLTRGQVPTGAPDEAHPGIDLAVPVGTLVRAVGGGTVRQTGDDPHYGLFVLLEHPNGYESMYGHLSRITTTVGREVPAGEVIGRSGNTGRSSAPHLHLEIRRDGTSVDPLTLIREGR, translated from the coding sequence ATGAAACCGCCGCGCCGTGGAGTGACGGTCAACGTCGTTCGCGACGGCGACCTCACCTCCACGACCTACCGCCTGTCGGCGCTGGCATTTCGCGCCATCGTGGTCGGGGCCATTGCGATCGGGATCGTGCTGGTGCTCGGCATCGCACTCTACGCCCCAATTGCGCGCCAAGCGGCTCGGGTCCCCGGCCTCGAACGCGAGGTCGGACGCCTGACGCTCGAAACCGGGCGGATCCGCGAGCTGGCCGCGGCGCTCGAATCGATGGAGGCGAGCTACTCGAGACTTCGCAGTATGGTCGGCGCCGACCTCGTTCCCGAGCCGGTCGGCTACGTTGGCGCAATCCCGGTCGCACCGGCCATCGAGGTCGTGCCCCCTGGTCTCCAACGTCAGTACCAGCCCGGGCCCTCGGTTCCGGCTCACTGGCCGCTCGACGAGGCAGGGTACCTGACTCGCGGCCAGGTACCGACCGGCGCCCCCGACGAAGCGCATCCCGGCATCGATCTCGCTGTGCCTGTCGGGACGCTGGTGCGAGCCGTCGGCGGGGGAACCGTTCGGCAAACCGGCGACGACCCCCACTACGGCCTGTTCGTGCTGCTCGAGCATCCGAACGGGTACGAATCCATGTACGGTCACCTGTCGCGGATCACTACCACCGTCGGTCGAGAGGTTCCCGCGGGTGAAGTGATCGGCCGAAGCGGCAACACCGGCCGATCCTCGGCGCCGCACCTCCACCTCGAGATCCGCCGAGACGGCACCTCGGTCGATCCGCTGACTCTGATTCGGGAAGGACGCTGA
- a CDS encoding ParB/RepB/Spo0J family partition protein encodes MSETPGRRLGRGLEALLGPISKEEAQAEGALRELPVGVIEPNPYQPRRIFAPEAIQELSDSIAASGLLQPIVVRSKAGGRFELIAGERRWRAVQRLGWQRVPAVVKEVDNQALLTLALIENLQRDDLSPIDEAVGYERLVREFDLGQAEIARLVGKNRATVANSLRLLKLPADIQALVQRKVLSEGHARALLGLADERQMARLGQAAVEGGWSVRDLESRVRGEVPGGRKRASKTPERTQSAETRRVEEALRDRLQTEVRVTARRKGRGFVTISYFSNDDLARVLEKILGEPFGG; translated from the coding sequence ATGAGCGAAACGCCAGGCCGTCGTCTCGGTCGTGGGCTCGAGGCCCTGCTGGGCCCGATCTCGAAAGAAGAAGCGCAAGCGGAGGGCGCCTTGCGCGAGCTGCCCGTCGGGGTGATCGAGCCGAATCCGTACCAACCACGCCGGATCTTCGCACCCGAAGCGATTCAGGAACTCTCCGATTCGATTGCCGCATCAGGATTGCTGCAGCCGATCGTGGTGCGGTCGAAGGCGGGCGGCCGCTTCGAGCTGATCGCCGGCGAACGGCGGTGGCGCGCGGTGCAGCGACTTGGTTGGCAACGGGTGCCGGCCGTCGTCAAAGAGGTCGACAACCAGGCGCTCCTGACCCTCGCGCTGATCGAGAACCTGCAACGGGATGATCTGTCGCCGATCGATGAAGCGGTGGGCTATGAGCGCCTGGTGCGCGAGTTCGATCTCGGCCAGGCGGAGATTGCCCGCTTGGTGGGTAAGAACCGGGCCACCGTTGCCAACTCGCTCCGCCTCCTCAAGCTGCCCGCCGACATCCAGGCTCTGGTTCAGCGCAAGGTGCTGAGCGAGGGGCACGCCCGCGCGCTGCTCGGCCTGGCCGACGAACGCCAGATGGCTCGCCTGGGCCAGGCAGCGGTCGAGGGCGGCTGGTCGGTCCGCGACCTCGAGAGCCGAGTCAGGGGCGAGGTGCCGGGCGGACGGAAGCGCGCGTCCAAAACGCCGGAGCGGACCCAATCGGCTGAGACGCGACGCGTCGAGGAAGCGCTCCGCGATCGATTGCAGACGGAGGTTCGGGTCACGGCACGCCGCAAAGGCCGCGGCTTCGTGACGATCAGCTACTTCTCCAACGACGATCTCGCACGAGTGCTCGAGAAGATTCTGGGCGAGCCCTTCGGCGGATGA
- a CDS encoding ParA family protein has translation MARIIAVANQKGGVGKTTTAVNLAASLAIAEQRTLLIDADPQANATSGVGLDKNADRPSLYDLLVEERPAADAIARDGELPYLATIPSNQELVGAELELVGLPRRETRLRSAIAQVADDFDFVLIDCPPSLGLITLNVLTAADGVLIPIQCEYYALEGISQLLNTVRLVQQNFNPDLAIEGVLLTMYDARLNLCRQVAEEAREYFGAKMFKTVIPRNVRLAEAPSFGKPILMYDVQSVGAKSYLAVAQELLKRARGAAGTREDV, from the coding sequence ATGGCCAGGATCATCGCGGTCGCGAACCAGAAGGGTGGCGTCGGCAAGACGACCACGGCCGTCAATCTTGCAGCCTCTCTCGCGATTGCTGAGCAACGGACGCTGCTGATCGACGCCGATCCGCAGGCCAATGCCACCAGCGGGGTCGGTCTCGACAAGAATGCCGACCGGCCGTCGCTCTACGACCTGCTGGTCGAGGAACGGCCGGCAGCCGACGCCATCGCTCGCGACGGTGAACTCCCCTATCTGGCCACGATCCCCTCGAATCAGGAACTGGTTGGCGCCGAGCTGGAGCTGGTCGGCTTGCCGCGCCGGGAAACCCGACTGCGCAGCGCCATTGCGCAGGTAGCGGATGACTTCGATTTCGTACTGATCGACTGTCCGCCGTCACTGGGGCTCATCACCCTCAACGTGCTGACGGCCGCAGATGGCGTGCTGATCCCGATTCAGTGCGAGTACTACGCGCTGGAGGGAATCTCGCAACTGCTCAACACGGTGCGCCTGGTGCAGCAGAACTTCAATCCCGACCTGGCCATCGAAGGTGTGCTGCTTACGATGTACGACGCCCGCCTCAACCTCTGCCGCCAGGTGGCAGAAGAGGCGCGAGAGTACTTTGGCGCCAAGATGTTCAAGACCGTGATTCCACGAAACGTCCGACTCGCAGAAGCGCCCAGCTTTGGCAAGCCGATTCTGATGTACGACGTGCAGTCGGTCGGTGCGAAGAGCTATCTCGCCGTTGCGCAGGAGCTGCTCAAACGGGCCCGCGGCGCGGCGGGCACTCGGGAGGACGTATGA